TGGCAGCTCTTCTCTCGAGAACCCAAGTGTCGTACAACGAGATTACGTAACAGCAGGCATAAATAATCTACTGCTGCCCGTCACAGAGTCGGCTGCCATCAGACGCGCAGGGAACAATCTTTAGCTTTCATTCGGCTCCTTTCAAGAGGACAAACACATCTGAGAGGGCCCACATGCTGGGTGTTGAATTTAGACCGAAGTAAACATATAAGATTAAAAATATCTGCAAACTTAAGTTGTTTTTCAACACTTAACCGTTGATATTTTTGTAGATAATTAAGTACCTTGTTTTTCAAGATTGTATGTTAAggcaaagaaataaatatacctAAACATACTAAAGAGCTATATACACAgacacaattaaaaataataatattaattattaataatatataataaataaccaattaattaattatctaACTGACTacggtaaataaataaatacataaaaaaaaacacattgattaaaaagtataaagttTATATAATGTGTGTTCTAGTGTACGTACAAAACACCAAATATAATTGTGGACTAACAAAATGGCGAGTATCTGTGAGGCATTTGTCTTTTTAAGTCTTGATACGTTTACATGTTGGAAGaatcagaaaagaaaataagttgTGAACTTCCCTTACCAATGATGATCGTGCACGCGCTCAGAAGTCCAATCTCCTTCTTGAGTGTCACGCGCTCAGGGATGCCGGAGTCTCGTTTAAGCTCGCTGTCTTTCATGATGCTCCTCTGAGCCTCTGTCCTTTTCCTCTCTACTCCATCCATTTCGGTTCGCGCACGAACAGAGAGCTGGGCTTCCTCTCTTCAACTCGCTTCAGAGGATTGAAACACGGTGAAAAGGCCGCGCAGGCGCCGCATCGCGCGCTGTCCGGATAGAATGTTAACGAGCGCGCGGCATGACTGATCCACACACGCGGGTGCACAGACGCTGCACATCGGGCTGGCATTTCACAAAATCATTAGTTGAGGCTGCATGTGGCCTTTgcactaactaactaactaacgaactaaaactagaataaaaagtttgtcaagacaaactttaggttggtttgagaaagcctagcctgaaagtttaaaGCAGGTGTAAAAGCTTTAAGTTTGGAAATTTAGATAGACTAGATgcatgttgataacatgtttctagcatgattaacatgttgctagcatgtttcatcGTTATCGACACAttgttagtatgttgctaggTTGTTTAATATTATCAACATGTTGTTAAGTAtatttctagtatgattagcatttcattaccatgttactagcatgtttctagcatgattagcatgcagTTAACATGTTGCTGGCATATGTCTAGCATGATTCAACTATTTAGCATGTTTCATacgttgctaacatgtttctagcatgattagcatgttgttaacatgattagcatgttgttagcatgtctctagcatgattagcatgctgttaatATGATCAACatattattagcatgattaacatgccatcatgttgctaacatgtttctagcataattaactTGTTATTTGGATGTTGTTTGCATGACTAGGATCATTAACATATAGCtgacatgttgttagcatttgtctagcatgattagataaCGTTgataacatgttaacatgtttctagcatggttaacatgttgctaacatgttttagcattatcaacatgttgctagcatgtctctaacatgattaccattttgttaacatgattaacatattgttagcatgattaacaagttgttatcatgttgctaacatgtttctggcatgattaacatgttattatgatgttgttagcatgattaacatgttgttgccatgtttttaacatgtttctggcatgacaCATGTTATTAGGATGtagttaacatgattagcacgttgctagcataattGGCATATAGTtgacatgttgttagcatatttctagcatgataataCTAgaaatgataatgatgataGAATGTTAACATGTATAAcatctggcatgattagcatgttgttagcatgattagcatgtagtcAACACGTTGATAGcataacatgttgctaacatgtttctgacATGAATAATGTCCCAGATAATACATGTACGTCTGCTAGaagtctgttaaagatctcttgatctggaaagcatctgctgtgtacaaacatctgacagacgtctgtaagatgtcagttttacatacattctaaatcattaacatcttaaagacatctaatagacgtgtatttgacatctgaaaggaaacatccaatagacgtattgcagatgagcaaactacatcttgcagatgtaaatgcagatgtcaaatagacatctccgagatgtatgtgtgctgtcagtggtgttattaaaatattaataacatgattagcgtgttgctagcatgtttcgaacatgattagcatgttagcatgtttctagcatgattaacacgCTAGCATAATTACgatgttgtttgcatgtttctaacatgattagcatatattgttaacataattggcatataattaacatgttagcGTATTTCTAGCAAAACTAGCATAGTTAGCGTGACAACGTGTAGCAACATGTtgataacatgttgctaacatgtttctggcatgagtagtgtgttgttaacatgtttctagcatgcttatcatgttgttagcaagattaacatgttgctaacatgtttctggcatgattaatgtattattaggatgttgttaacatgattagcatgttgttatcatgattagcatataGGCTGCATCCGAAAGCcccaaggcaggaaggcatcaagacAAGTCCGAATACAAATTCGgtttcacttcctgtctccggaggtaccttcttctgatcaaattttgaaggcagcatagatgtatcttTCACTgctttttgcacttttgatgttatttctagCGAGAAAtcagtattatagtaattaaatattcatttagcTATCATCAAAACTTGTTctattttgttgtagatcattaAATCGTTACACTGCCTCCGAAATAAGTTGCATGAGGAGCCTTCATGCAAAAACACTGCCTACAAAGTCACTGACTGATAAGGCAGTGAGGCAGCGaggcagcgaggcagcaagtcagctgtctAGGCTTTTAAGTGCAGCAATAGTTAACaggttgttaacatttttatgaattttaatcttcagtttattaaaactgtaagtcagatcagtctgaggagctgggctgagtttggtggctttctcaagccaataataaatataaaagtaagtaaataaatgaataaacaaataatttacattttcccTCAAAAGTGCAGCAACAGATACTCAGTAGAGCAAGATAACCTAGTTAAACATAGTTTATGGCATGTTTACTAAGGCAGTTTCAGCCAATAAAAGCATCTATAGAAGAGCAGCTGAAAGGACGGGTACAGGGTGATCCCCGAATCCACACAGACATGTGTTTGCAATGCAGAGGTTTCCTCATTGGTCCTGAAAGGATCCCCAGTGTGGAATTTAAGAAGTCAAGTCGTGAATTtgtggctgtagcttttctcTGCATGCAGATAAAGGAGGCCAGTTTTCGGCTGATCTCCCTGAGGAAAGCCGTTGAGAGTGAGCTGCTTTGTAGTCCAGCAGGAAGGCTGAAACTCTGCCAGCAGTGTGCGACACTTAAAAGAGGAAGTCGAGCAGAAAACCAATAGATCACAGGAGCTACAGACAAACAGAGATAGAGATGTACTGGATGTGCACTGACAGAGGGGGACAGAGACCAGATTACATACTCCAAGTAAGTGGTCACAGtacaatatatactgtatagcaACCTTTTAAAGATTTacattcaaaaatgtatatttcactaaattatatgggccattctacagaattggtgcaaagttggaaatatatatatatatatatatatatatatatatatatatatatatatatatatatatatatatatatatatttttttttttttttttttttcccacaaattttgtatgtatgcaaaagTGTATAGAACGAgttacacatttctagtaattgtgcagttaattgtcatattgtattttcagacaGTTTTGGAAATGTTTTGTCCTCTCTCCAAATTTGTTATtaccaaaacacagtaatatataatttaataagaagggttatattgacctattaaaagggtcatcggatgcccattttccacaagttgatatgattctttagggtcttagtgaaaagtctataatatattttggttaaaatttctcaatgcttgtgtaaaacaacacctttttaccttgccaaaatcagctctgcaaaaatcatcccattcgaTGGACTGGAAAAaacttttagttatttatttatatatatatatatataactaaaagatttcagaggtaaatcaataacaattacaataacaatatttcaagtgagtaatatacattatatatatatatatatatatatatatatatatatatacatacatacatttgaatatacactgcaccaaatatatgtataaaaaaatggtGTTGTGATATTCTtcaaagttacacacagattgtcatttttttgaacacatttacctcaaaatgatgaagTCTATCTACTCACGCCTTGTTGTTGTGAGAAAGAGAAacaaatatttcctgatcaaaAACGTAGGgttgtagttaaaatcagtcgcATTGGTTtccaccaattctgtagaacaGCCCATTCACCAAACtactaaatttgttttattttatgttgttttatttaaaaaaacaaacattaaaaaaacaaacaaacaaacattaaggTAACACatatgaaactaaaataatttattaaacattaatttagattacataattacatagaatgtaacataaaaccttaactgacaaaaaaacaaaacaaaaatctaagaaaaatgattttcaaaaaCTGTACATTAAAGTTACATTTACAGTAACATTTCACTGTACAACAACAATACATACCAGTTGGCTggttaaattattcatttaacagtttggctatgtttaaaaaattatgagtGTGAATGAAACTGTCCCAGTTTAAAACTCTGAGATCAAAagtaaaaatgctgttttacatATTCTAATTTCATAttgaattttgtatttttagcatCTTGCAAGAAAGTAAATCTATACTTTATTGCAAAATAGTATCGATGGTCAATGCCACTAAttggttaatttatttttttgtatttttttattttttatgaaaacacaTTCTTTATTAATATACCATGTTTCTGGAAATTACCcatagtatttatttcttttttggttTGTGTAACTCAGAaaggtaagtaaataaataaataaataaattacaaggAACATAATAATTACCAAACACTGCATGCAATTGAGTCTttagcgccaccttttgtctttttgttgaAAGTCCCACAGTTCATTGCAGAAATTGACATAATGTGTGGCATAATTCAATATTACAATAGCATTGACATATTTTATGAAGTAGTAAGTGGTTTCATAGAAATTGAAAATACTGAGAATGTTAGCACAATAGCATCCAAAGGATGGTTCAAAAAGTGCTCAGATGCTGCTCACTTCCTTATTTGTTATCATGTATTTCTATGTACACTGCTTCTGGAAGAATGCTGTGATATGCTGGGCTGTGGCCTGTCCTACTATGGGCTCCAGTTCATGGACTGAAGCTCCACAGAGCTGATGGATACTGGGGAATCTCTGGAGGAGCTGCATGGCCTTCACCTTTCCAACGCCAGGAATCTGCTGAACCAGATTCAACACCACCGGCTCCAGCAGTCTGGACACGCTTTTCCTGCGGAACGGGTTCTCCTTGTTCTCTCCAAGAACCTGCAGAGGACAAATGCGTTAGGATCCCTGGACTGAACAGCACTGAAACAGATGAGCAGCCGACAAACCTGCAACTGTGTGATCCTAACATGTCAATATGGACCAACATCTCTGAATAATGTTTCAAGCACCTTGTTCAATTTATgccataaataattaaagtggCATTCACTCACCAGCTGTGCTATGAGCTGCGCCGCTTCAGCAGCAGTGGACACAGGCAGCAGAGTCAGACCCAGCTCCAAAACCACAAACTTCTGCAATCCGCTGAAGTACTGCTCACTCAAATGAGTCTTTTCCACAATCACAATGCCTTGCAGTCCACTGTTAGCCTACAAGAATATGGACATTCTGTGAGTACAGTTTTATTTGACTACAAATGATcgtaatatataaaacatttggtAAAAGTTCAAAATATCACATTCTAATCAGAGCTGATCAGCGATTTACATTTCTAAATCGGACAATCTTCCTCCTGTAGCCGTTTCCTGCCACCAAATCGCTTTCTGATACATAAAGGACACATGCTTTATTACTGAGGCAGAAGTCCACGACACCCAGCTCCTCCTCAAAGATCGTCTTCACACTCCCTGACGAGACAGATAAAGTTATAGCAACAATAGTACATTCAGGTTTTGCAGATGACAAGCTGCTTCTCATGTTAATCTGCTaggagaagaaaacaaaaacaaacaaaaaaccagTACTGCAATGGTCCATGTGAGTTTCTGTTGGTAATTTGTGGCCTTCTACTGGTGACTcattaaaaccactaaatcctaatggaatatggtccaaaacacactacaggaaaccATTTTTCAATAGTTAATaattgatggtttgtaatgaaatttgtagtggaaaccactAATTTTCACTGAGACcagtacaattcccattataaccagtaaaagcattacaaattctgtgttttttaaagagttgTTATATTATAAAAGAAGAACTAGATCAGACCTGTGATTATACGAACATTTACCAAATAACaacaccagtgttggggaaagttacatttaaaagtaatggattacaatattgagttactccctaaagaAGTAAccaattacgttacttagttactttttatggaaagtaatgtgttactttacttttgcattactttttaaatctgggcagggcttgcttctttgtttttaatataaaaaagttctattataatgtaaaagccttttcacaccaaaagcctcaggctttgagaaaagtaaattcatgtctgtacagtagaccgcataaaataaataaataaataaataaaaataaataaataaataaactctttagcaataaaaacaggaaaacaaatgttagattatcttgagtaatttttgcctattagtatggttgaactggatcatcgaaggttggcagcaaagacatcggttaataaaatggtattaaatgcataaaggatatttgtattatttaacatatttaattattgcaggtttgcgtcatattctgagtagaatttcacagtttttattcattttgaggaatactgaatgtgtgttttgtgagtgagatgaattaatgcatgttcacatttagtctagaactaacatcttactcccgatttctctcaacatggggacaggagagcttttaatcaataagtGGGGGTGGGGTTggaagtaactggcattacttatttgaaaaaagtaactcagatattttcttgccaattaaaaagtaatgcgttactctACTAgttactcagaaaaaaaaagtaatactattatgtaacttgtgttacttgatACTTGATAATATTGATACAGTTGTCACATAAGAGAAACCATGTATGCAGTGGTGTTTATGGTGATTACCAtggtatttttgttgtttttgaattatttaaaatctagGCCTGGGTAATGTGTAGTTTCACCCAGGCTCAGACcccaaaatacatataataaatattatataatttaatattgtgCATCTAGGATACATAACTATTAGCTATAAAACCTTAGCAAAACAAACTAATTCTAAAAATGTCAATAACGGCATATGAAACAACTCGTGCGAGtatgaaagtgtttttaatttctgtttggTATATGAAGTATCAGCAAAGTCAAAAACGtccaaaaaacacaaacttatATGAATTACCAACCTTTGAGACTTTGAACGAGTGTGGATCCTCTCCATTTCTCATGAGTGATTATATGTCCGTATGGAGGAGCGGCGTTCAGGAGTTTCGCAGGAACCGGTTTAGATTCCATAACAATCGATACTGTACATCGCCAACGTCCATATAACGTACTCAAAACAATCCCTTCGTTCcgttagtttttgctgtatacTTACGACGTATTCTTACATCATGAACGCGTATAAACACGACAATAAACAACTCTTATTAGCATTTCATTGATTTCGATCTTCCACTTCCCAGTCTCACTAAACGCGCAACTCTCGTCAAATCTCGCGCTTGTTTTAACTCAAATCTCGCGATGTAGCTCCCCGCTGCCGCTGATTGGCTGCTGCGAGTCCATTTAAACAGTTGAATCCTTACAAGAGCGTTTAGATGAGTGTTCAGTGAATGCATTGATGGATTAATCTCAGCTGACGATTTTATAAAGCAGACTCCGTGGTGCATATTGAGGTGAGTGTAGACAATGTGCTGATACGGACGTTCAATGCAATCGAAGTCAAGTCGTAAATTTGAATGCATGTCTGTTTttgtatatgcatatgtattttttttttttttttaacatgcatgCCTGAATAAAATGCAGATTTGTGAAAGTCCAGTTCGGTTTGTAAAAGCAAAGCTGCGCTGTGAGCTGGTGTGAGTGATCTGAGTGTTTAGACTCAGTGGAGCTGCTGTCTGTGATTCCAGTCAGCTGTGAGGATCTACGCCCGGACATGTTTCGAGTCCTAGTGGCAGACCGCACAATACTGTCAATGGTGCACACTTACATTTAATAGCAGGTTGAGGTTTTCTTATAGCTTGTGTTCTTATGTGTAGAGTGATAAGTCTCTGTAAGTGACGTGCGTAGttgattcatttgttttttctttatgtttttgtttggcaACACATTGACATTTCTCTACCTCAGTTGTAGACTCTCTGCATCTTCTTCCCTGTGTGtgtccctgtgtgtgtgtgtgtgtgtgtgtgtgtttgtatgtttctgtatgcatttatatatgtgtttgtttttcttttttattttaaaagagactagttttctttattttattgatacCGTTGTACAgttttattgacattttcgATAcagttgtttaattattaaaaaaaaaaaaaaaatgctgataatGTTTTACATTATCAGCATGCcacatgtatttaatgtattttaggtTGCTGGCTATAGCAAGTATTTTTAGGAGCAACtgaaaaaagggaaataatcatgttttgttttgaacatTTCCTCTTTTTCTGTGTTCAGGGTTGTTGCTGAGGATGGGGCTTTGGTTTGTGATGCTGTGGGTGTTGAGTATGCAGTATGGTGAGGTGGATGCATTCTTTGATTGGCTGAATAAGCCTGCACCCGCTCCTACTCCTGCTCCTGCTCCTCCACAGGAATCTATTGCCCCAATTCTGCTGCATGGAGAGACGCCGGCCTTTGAAATGAGTGTTGTTGATGAGAAGTTTTTGGCAGAAGCGAAGCAGATGGAACTCAGTCCTCTGGATAGCTGTCATTTCCGGGTAAATACAATGTGAAATTCTTGAAAGTAACAAACCATATACGATTAACAATCAACTAATTACAGGAAATAGAGCAACAAAAGTcaattttcttaaaggggtcatcgaatgctaagttcactttttcatgttgtttgaacattaatgtgtgttggcagcgtatgtacaaatctgccctataatgataaaaatccatgcagtggtttttaattaatctgtaaaaataatatcccctttttcaaatcgagccattctcagatgcctcaAAGGcggctcccacgatagttgattgacatgagcattttacctcagaccagctgtaacagtccagtaacctccattgttttgaggCGGAGCAGGGATGGAAGTTAgtcaagaatatctctgattgagcgactgaggtgttctgttgctggatgtaataatgaacatagtggtcgtcatttgctttcgacatctgagccgctgaacatGCGGTAGATTACGATTGTTTgggaagggaatgcgcctcccgatctacatatatccgtctatgttcgcgcaaatcattcatgatccagtttcacttacagcagaagtgagtacaagCGTTTTTTATGAGTCTTtacgatcacctttcctaataacgtggtaGTTGGCATGTTTCATGGCTAAATGCgataaagtaaacaggctcgtcattccacagagagtagagaggggcggggtgagcagagctcatttacatttaaaggaacaaccccttagaatgagatgatttttgcagagctgattttgacaaggtaaaaagggtgtagttttacacaaccattaaaaattaaccaaagtatattagaggtttttcattaagaccctaaagaatcatatcaacttgtggaaaatgggcatctgatgacccctttaatatactGCTATATATGACATGTATTGCTTTAATGCAGTTTGTCACCAAATGCTCCAAAATggtacacaaaaaaacaaaaaaaaacaaatctggtAAACAGTGCTCAAATTCTTAAGGTACTTGCAAAAAACAAATCAGGTAAACAGTGCTCAAATTCTTAAGGTACTTGTATTCttaccccaaaaaaaaaaaaaaaaaaaaatttaaggaaatattttatttttaggagtttGTCTGACCAAAAAATGTTTAGGATTCCCTGCATTATATGGAAAGGAAAAAGAGATATGTGatgaattatgaataatttactgcCATTGCATGAATAGTATGTAATAATGTACTCCATATAAAGTATCTAACCTGATtgagcattttattaaaatgtaatgtactcttattactttatgtatttatttagggAAActttgaaaggttttgatccactttaaatgttgactactgtaaatCAACAGATAAGAACCTAATTGTATGAAATTCAAGTTTTGTGACACTTAGTGTGAATGCATTAGCCTTAAGTTTATATGTAATGTGAGTTGAAAATCTTCCATTTTGCATGTCAGTTTATCAGATTTTAGATCCAATTAAATCTAACATTTAAATTGTCCCACTTTCTAAAAATATGCTAAAGCTATGTCTGAATTGGGTTACATGTTCACACATTTACAGATTCTCTATATAGAGAATcatgaatgaattaaatgttttccaTTACAAAAAGCTATTGcccatttttataaaaaaaaaaaaaaaaagattcatgcAGACTTAAAGCTGTTATTCTGCCCTTATATAGGTTGTTGCTCAGCTCAAAGCTACGTGCAGCGGCCTATCAGAGGAGCAGTTGGCCAAACTGGGCGTGGCTTTGTTCAACTGCCAATCAGAGGTGGAGGGTCGCAGGACTTACCCTTGCACTGAAGAAATGGTATGGTCAATGGGCACACATTAGCTATTTAACTGTTTGAAAGTCAAATGCTTGTCATTCTGTCAGTCAACACAAGAAGTTCTAGCTGTATAGCACTTAACAAGTAGAATTCATTGACTCTGATTAAACCAATATTATCTCTCCCTGCAGTCTATAAAAGAGTGCACAGCAGACATGGACTCAGACACGTGGAATGCATATCACATTGTCAGTAACCGAGCACGATCCGTGTGTTACGCCACGCGCCAGCAGCACTTCCGCAAGCGGGCAGAGCTAACCGTCAACGCCCTGATCTCTACAGCAACTAGTCAACTGGATGCCATGAAAGACCTAAAGGTGTCTTATAAAGATCCTAATTTAGTTGTTGTTCCTCTTCTTACTGTGCACGATCAGGTCATGTTTATTCGGGTGGTACTATCTCATTCTGAAATCTCACATTATGGCTAAAATGGGTTGTCGATGCACTTTCATGTTTTATGGTTCTTTGATCTGCAGGAGGGTCAGAAAGAGCTGAGGGAGATGACCGCTGCATCACTGGACAAGCTGCTGGAGGGTCACAGTGCACTACAGCTCCAGCAGGGGGCCCTAAAGGAAGGACAAGAGCAGCTAGATGCCTCCATCAGTGAAAACCTGCAGAGACTGGCGCAGGAGAAAGCTCTCATCAGCACCGGCCAGCAGCTGGTGGCTCAGTTAATTCAGGGCATTACACAGAGAATGGGTCAGTCACAGATAAATACCTTTGCTTGAAGGCTGAGTTTTTGAGAGATTCATAGTAACTAGGTCAACATTATCTGTTGTTCTGGACTCGTCATAACAATCATATTGGACTGCCAGTGGTTATAGAATgtcttgtttctttgtttcattTCCATCACACATTTACAGAGAATGTAAGCGGGCAGCTGAAGAATCAGAGCGCAGAAGTGCAGGAAGGACATCAGGCGATTCTTGATGACCTGGCTGTGGTCCGAGGAAGTGCTCAGGACATCTACGAAAAAATGGGTGATTACTTCTGCAAATTCTGACACAATTGTCAAAATGCACGGTTTTGCCGAGTTACCTCGTAAACGTATTCTTAAGAGTTAGAAAGTATTAAATGACCGTAAAGAGTTTGGAGAGAATCGGATATGTGCCAGATCCATGTCATGTGCATCAGGTTTTAAATAGACTGCGCTGCTTTTAAAGTGAAACCTGCTGAAGTCTGTTATTGATGTAattcaaagaacaaaagaaaaagaaaaatcatcatTGGGTACCTATGGTAcggtacttttttttaagagtaaCTTCACTCTTTACTCTCTTTAcgtttatttcagtgaaaaaatacGTCCAAAAAtctacatttcaacattttgaacaatagggctctacaatcattgtttttttttttttttttttcagaaattcttgttttaatttttctaataa
The sequence above is drawn from the Labeo rohita strain BAU-BD-2019 chromosome 25, IGBB_LRoh.1.0, whole genome shotgun sequence genome and encodes:
- the faap24 gene encoding Fanconi anemia core complex-associated protein 24 → MESKPVPAKLLNAAPPYGHIITHEKWRGSTLVQSLKGSVKTIFEEELGVVDFCLSNKACVLYVSESDLVAGNGYRRKIVRFRNANSGLQGIVIVEKTHLSEQYFSGLQKFVVLELGLTLLPVSTAAEAAQLIAQLVLGENKENPFRRKSVSRLLEPVVLNLVQQIPGVGKVKAMQLLQRFPSIHQLCGASVHELEPIVGQATAQHITAFFQKQCT